A region from the Hypericibacter adhaerens genome encodes:
- the rfbF gene encoding glucose-1-phosphate cytidylyltransferase: MTAVILCGGQGTRLREETEFKPKPMVEVGGRPILWHIMKLYRHFGVRNFVLCLGYRGDMIRDYFLNYRLRNSDFAVDLGTGALETLQAGEAEDWRVVLAETGADTQTAQRLRRALKFVRTSSFFATYGDGLADVDLGALLAHHRRQRRAATVTAVHPSSRFGELAIGGGLVKSFQEKPQVTEGWINGGFMVFEKRAFDGIGPDDNLPLEAGVLEMLAQRQELAVYQHGGFWQCMDTYREMCLLNEMWAKGSAPWQVWQECSSNRLTA, encoded by the coding sequence ATGACCGCCGTGATCCTCTGCGGCGGCCAGGGCACGCGGCTGCGCGAGGAGACCGAGTTCAAGCCCAAGCCCATGGTCGAGGTCGGCGGGCGGCCGATCCTCTGGCACATCATGAAGCTCTACCGCCATTTCGGCGTGCGGAACTTCGTGCTCTGCCTGGGCTATCGCGGCGACATGATCCGCGACTATTTCCTGAACTACCGGCTGCGCAACAGCGACTTCGCGGTCGATCTCGGCACCGGCGCGCTCGAGACGCTCCAGGCCGGCGAGGCGGAGGACTGGCGCGTGGTGCTGGCCGAGACCGGCGCCGACACCCAGACCGCGCAGCGCCTGCGGCGCGCGCTCAAGTTCGTGCGCACCAGCAGCTTCTTCGCCACCTATGGCGACGGCCTGGCCGATGTCGATCTGGGGGCGCTGCTGGCGCACCACCGCCGCCAGCGCCGCGCGGCGACCGTGACCGCCGTCCATCCCTCCTCCCGCTTCGGCGAGCTCGCCATCGGCGGCGGGCTGGTGAAGTCCTTCCAGGAGAAGCCCCAGGTCACCGAGGGCTGGATCAATGGCGGCTTCATGGTGTTCGAGAAGCGCGCCTTCGACGGCATCGGTCCCGACGACAATCTGCCGCTCGAGGCGGGCGTGCTCGAGATGCTGGCCCAGCGCCAGGAACTCGCCGTCTACCAGCATGGCGGCTTCTGGCAGTGCATGGACACCTATCGCGAGATGTGTCTGCTCAACGAGATGTGGGCCAAGGGCTCGGCCCCCTGGCAGGTCTGGCAGGAATGCAGCAGCAACCGGCTTACCGCCTGA
- a CDS encoding flagellin produces the protein MTRVSNFALQSFLQSQTLGVQARLADLQIQASSGLKAQTYAGIATDAHQLVSLETAHAQTAQYVKTNQTVDSRLTSMESSVSDIFKAATNFRTLLLNAENNSNAGDLSIDTEAGNFRQQIANLLNVQVDGRYLFSGSRTDLKPVDLAGWTTPPTLTPPLTLPLPTYTAEYYKGDSQVMSAQIDTSLTINYGVTADNPAFEYLLRAAYYIQQAGPTPSQDEMETALSLINTALGTENGNSARGVQPLTQDIADIQSQIGTSRSAIDSANSRHSDFTIYLEQNIADIKTVDVAQTLTQVSSYTTQLQASYMTLSQISQLSLLNYLK, from the coding sequence ATGACACGCGTCTCCAATTTCGCCCTTCAGAGCTTCCTGCAGTCCCAGACCCTGGGCGTGCAGGCGCGCCTCGCCGACCTGCAGATCCAGGCCTCGAGCGGGCTCAAGGCGCAGACCTATGCCGGCATCGCCACCGATGCGCATCAGCTTGTCAGCCTCGAGACCGCCCACGCCCAGACGGCGCAGTATGTGAAGACCAACCAGACCGTCGACAGCCGGCTCACCAGCATGGAATCGAGCGTCTCGGACATCTTCAAGGCCGCGACCAACTTCCGCACCCTGCTGCTGAATGCGGAGAACAACAGCAACGCGGGCGATCTCTCCATCGACACCGAAGCCGGGAACTTCCGCCAGCAGATCGCCAACCTGCTGAACGTGCAGGTCGACGGGCGCTACCTGTTCTCCGGCTCCCGCACCGACCTCAAGCCGGTCGATCTCGCGGGCTGGACCACGCCGCCGACCCTGACGCCGCCTTTGACGCTGCCGCTGCCGACCTACACGGCCGAGTATTACAAGGGCGATTCGCAGGTGATGTCGGCCCAGATCGATACCAGCCTGACGATCAATTACGGCGTGACCGCCGACAATCCGGCCTTCGAGTATCTGCTGCGCGCGGCCTACTACATCCAGCAGGCGGGCCCCACGCCCAGCCAGGACGAGATGGAGACGGCGCTGTCGCTGATCAACACGGCGCTCGGGACCGAGAACGGCAATTCCGCCCGCGGCGTCCAGCCCCTGACGCAGGACATCGCGGACATCCAGTCGCAGATCGGCACTTCGCGCAGCGCCATCGATTCGGCGAACAGCCGCCACAGCGACTTCACGATCTATCTCGAGCAGAACATCGCCGACATCAAGACCGTCGACGTCGCCCAGACCCTGACCCAGGTCAGCAGCTACACGACCCAGCTGCAGGCCTCCTACATGACCCTGTCGCAGATCTCGCAGCTCAGCCTGCTCAACTATCTCAAGTAA
- the fliW gene encoding flagellar assembly protein FliW, producing the protein MTAPEAALATGAANPAAIVGDFTVATRFGPIAGRWEDVIEMPQGPLGFTQHRRFALLTVPNPKLTQFRLMQSLEDADLSFIVMPCPTESGPILKTDLADACSAIGIPLDDLQLMLIVTVRTVGDMVELSANLRAPVLMDTRRHVARQVVLANPTYPVRQAIGSAQAAA; encoded by the coding sequence ATGACCGCTCCCGAAGCCGCTCTCGCCACCGGCGCCGCGAACCCCGCGGCGATCGTCGGCGACTTCACCGTCGCGACGCGCTTCGGCCCGATCGCCGGGCGCTGGGAGGATGTGATCGAGATGCCGCAGGGCCCGCTCGGCTTCACGCAGCATCGCCGCTTCGCCCTCCTGACCGTTCCCAACCCGAAGCTGACCCAGTTCCGGCTGATGCAGAGCCTGGAGGACGCCGACCTGTCCTTCATCGTCATGCCCTGCCCGACCGAGAGCGGCCCGATCCTGAAGACCGACCTGGCCGACGCCTGCAGCGCGATCGGCATCCCGCTCGACGACCTGCAGCTCATGCTGATCGTGACCGTGCGCACGGTCGGCGACATGGTCGAGCTGTCGGCCAACCTGCGGGCGCCGGTGCTGATGGACACGCGCCGCCATGTAGCGCGCCAGGTGGTGCTGGCGAACCCCACCTACCCCGTTCGCCAGGCCATCGGCAGCGCGCAGGCGGCCGCCTGA
- the flgK gene encoding flagellar hook-associated protein FlgK, protein MSSLTSSLYTALTGLQTNQSAMRVVSNNVTNANTPGYTRKIAELQSRVIAGTGAGVQLGSVDRYVDQALQVQLRNTTSDYNSLDVRQQFFQRMQDMFGSPDSNSSLAAMLSDYSTSVTALTTNPESVSLRLDVVTNAQRAAQNLNDMSASTQQLRQEADAQISASIDIVNGQLQTIDKLNEQIVAAKLRGIETGDLEDQRDLAVSKISEQMDVSTYTRDNGEMVIFTKAGRTLLDGNPSLISHTPAASLQAAVTYPGGIDGITVNGKDITSEIGSGKIAALVQLRDTTLPNMTAEINQLATKLRDEVNKIHNQGTGLPAAKTLTSSRPQTGTAASLTGTVTVTLLNPDGTAAFSGAMPAPGTLDSAGFAAALNTVLAGFGVGASATESGGAVTLNGGGYGIAITGGTVDPGGGQPTTNLSDYLHLNDFFVGTDPTGADLAAVIKVRDDIQADPSLMSRGALQQDAALNWYVGAGDSSVVTALAAKLTTGTTFAATGNLAAATTSFSDYANNILSQNASAAAQVDNDHSFTESLKSEIESRFGSESGVNTDEELSNMIVLQNAYAASGRIMTTVSQMFDVLLSLGQG, encoded by the coding sequence ATGTCGTCGCTCACCAGTTCCCTCTATACCGCGCTGACCGGGCTGCAGACCAACCAGTCTGCGATGCGGGTGGTGTCGAACAACGTCACCAACGCCAACACGCCGGGCTATACGCGCAAGATCGCGGAGCTCCAGAGCCGGGTCATCGCCGGCACCGGTGCCGGCGTCCAGCTCGGCTCCGTCGACCGCTATGTGGACCAGGCACTGCAGGTGCAGCTGCGCAACACCACCTCCGACTACAATTCCCTCGACGTCCGCCAGCAGTTCTTCCAGCGGATGCAGGACATGTTCGGGTCGCCCGATTCCAACAGCTCGCTGGCGGCGATGCTGTCGGACTACTCCACCTCGGTCACGGCGCTGACCACCAACCCCGAGAGCGTGTCGCTGCGCCTCGACGTGGTGACGAACGCGCAGCGCGCGGCCCAGAACCTCAACGACATGTCGGCCTCGACGCAGCAGCTCCGCCAGGAGGCCGATGCCCAGATCTCGGCCTCGATCGACATCGTCAACGGCCAGCTCCAGACCATCGACAAGCTCAACGAGCAGATCGTGGCGGCCAAGCTGCGCGGCATTGAGACCGGCGATCTCGAGGACCAGCGCGACCTGGCGGTCTCGAAGATCTCCGAGCAGATGGACGTCTCGACCTATACCCGTGACAACGGCGAGATGGTGATCTTCACCAAGGCCGGGCGCACGCTGCTCGACGGCAACCCGTCCCTGATCAGCCACACCCCGGCCGCCTCGCTCCAGGCCGCCGTCACCTATCCGGGCGGCATCGACGGGATCACGGTCAACGGCAAGGACATCACCTCCGAGATCGGGTCCGGCAAGATCGCGGCCCTGGTGCAGCTGCGTGACACGACGCTCCCCAACATGACGGCGGAGATCAACCAGCTCGCGACCAAGCTGCGCGACGAGGTCAACAAGATCCACAACCAGGGCACGGGCCTGCCGGCGGCGAAGACGCTGACCAGCAGCCGGCCCCAGACCGGCACCGCCGCGTCGCTGACCGGCACGGTCACCGTGACGCTGCTCAATCCGGACGGCACCGCCGCCTTCTCGGGCGCCATGCCGGCCCCGGGCACGCTCGATTCTGCCGGCTTCGCCGCCGCCCTCAACACGGTGCTGGCGGGTTTCGGCGTCGGTGCTTCCGCCACCGAGAGCGGCGGCGCGGTCACGCTCAATGGCGGCGGCTACGGCATCGCCATCACCGGCGGCACGGTCGATCCGGGCGGCGGGCAGCCGACGACCAACCTGTCCGATTACCTGCATCTCAACGATTTCTTCGTCGGCACCGATCCGACGGGCGCCGATCTCGCCGCGGTCATCAAGGTCCGCGACGACATCCAGGCCGATCCGAGCCTGATGTCGCGGGGCGCCCTGCAGCAGGACGCGGCCCTCAACTGGTATGTCGGCGCCGGCGATTCGAGCGTGGTCACGGCGCTCGCCGCCAAGCTCACGACGGGCACCACCTTCGCCGCCACCGGCAACCTGGCGGCCGCGACCACCAGCTTCTCCGACTACGCCAACAACATCCTGTCGCAGAACGCCAGCGCCGCGGCGCAGGTCGACAACGACCATTCCTTCACGGAATCGCTGAAGTCCGAGATCGAGAGCCGTTTCGGTTCCGAGAGCGGCGTCAATACCGATGAAGAGCTGTCCAACATGATCGTGCTCCAGAACGCCTACGCGGCCTCGGGCCGGATCATGACGACGGTCTCGCAGATGTTCGATGTCCTGCTCTCGCTGGGGCAGGGGTGA
- the rfbC gene encoding dTDP-4-dehydrorhamnose 3,5-epimerase — MIFQETGLAGAWLIEPEPQRDERGLFARTWSVAEFRERGLATAFDHCATSFNERPGTLRGLHYQTGGEPEIKLIRCTRGRIFDVIVDLRPGSATYRRWFATELTQDNRRLVYASAGFAHGFQSLEPASEVFYQITAGFRPELQRGLRWNDPALAIAWPAAASRVISARDQALPFLESAREAACTP; from the coding sequence ATGATCTTCCAGGAGACCGGGCTCGCGGGCGCCTGGCTGATCGAGCCGGAGCCGCAGCGCGACGAGCGCGGCCTCTTCGCGCGCACATGGTCGGTCGCCGAGTTCCGCGAACGCGGCCTGGCGACGGCGTTCGACCATTGCGCCACCTCCTTCAACGAGCGGCCGGGCACGTTGCGCGGCCTGCATTACCAGACGGGCGGCGAGCCCGAGATCAAGCTCATCCGCTGCACCCGCGGCCGGATCTTCGACGTGATCGTGGATCTGCGGCCGGGCTCGGCGACCTATCGGCGCTGGTTCGCGACCGAGCTCACCCAGGACAATCGCCGCCTGGTCTATGCGTCCGCGGGTTTCGCCCACGGATTCCAGAGCCTGGAGCCGGCCTCGGAGGTCTTCTACCAGATCACCGCCGGCTTCCGGCCCGAGCTGCAGCGTGGCCTGCGCTGGAACGATCCGGCGCTGGCGATTGCATGGCCGGCCGCGGCCAGCCGCGTCATCTCCGCCCGCGACCAGGCCCTGCCCTTCCTCGAATCCGCCCGCGAGGCCGCATGTACACCGTGA
- a CDS encoding LbetaH domain-containing protein, with amino-acid sequence MELAGITRDGLADYLARQLDHFFPDGAADTRAGIARDLGEALGRLNRCINAVRMWPQGRFHYLHSEQNTIFLAYLANTVWRNRQDTALATKLFYLNKSLNGFHCFYDTELPERFFVGHSVGIVLVRLKYPEYFAIYQNCTVGKNHGAAPVLEEGVVMYPGSAIIGDCHVGPRSYIAQGCSLVDADSPGHCLVFNADRKPVFKTPKHDILADLFRL; translated from the coding sequence ATGGAGCTCGCCGGCATCACCCGCGACGGCCTCGCCGATTATTTGGCGCGCCAGCTCGACCATTTCTTTCCCGATGGAGCCGCGGATACGCGCGCCGGCATCGCCCGCGACCTGGGCGAGGCGCTGGGCCGGCTCAACCGCTGCATCAATGCGGTCAGGATGTGGCCGCAGGGCCGTTTCCACTATCTCCATTCCGAGCAGAACACGATCTTCCTCGCCTATCTCGCCAACACGGTCTGGCGCAACCGGCAGGACACGGCGCTCGCCACCAAGCTGTTCTATCTCAACAAGAGCCTGAACGGCTTCCACTGCTTCTACGACACCGAGCTGCCGGAGCGTTTCTTCGTCGGCCATTCGGTCGGCATCGTGCTGGTGCGGCTGAAATACCCGGAATATTTCGCGATCTACCAGAACTGCACGGTCGGCAAGAACCACGGCGCCGCCCCGGTGCTGGAGGAAGGCGTCGTGATGTATCCCGGCAGCGCCATCATCGGCGATTGCCATGTCGGCCCCCGCAGCTATATCGCGCAAGGCTGCTCGCTGGTCGACGCCGACAGCCCGGGCCATTGCCTGGTCTTCAACGCCGACCGCAAGCCCGTCTTCAAGACGCCCAAGCACGATATCCTCGCCGACCTGTTCCGGCTCTGA
- a CDS encoding NAD-dependent epimerase/dehydratase family protein produces the protein MYTVIGAQGFVGSHLARYLAGARRIAPFTPEKGSPALFSRPLGHVFYCAGLTNDFLQRPFDTVEAHVTLFARLLKEAAFDSMTYLSSTRLYDSGGPTGNEEDTLELNPNEPRHLYDLSKALGENLCQTAGRKNVRAVRLACVYADDLEADIFLHRVILAAKQGGPLKMGVSPDSARDYIHVDDVLPILLAIAERGRRPLYNLASGANVSNAELFKLLFRLTGWQLEATQPPSGDPTPVIDIQAILEDFAIRPKFLGDRLPGMLRQKPTLGAA, from the coding sequence ATGTACACCGTGATCGGCGCGCAAGGCTTCGTCGGCTCGCATCTGGCGCGCTATCTCGCCGGCGCCCGGCGCATCGCCCCCTTCACGCCCGAGAAAGGCAGCCCCGCCCTGTTCTCGCGGCCGCTCGGCCATGTGTTCTACTGCGCCGGGCTCACCAACGATTTCCTCCAGCGGCCCTTCGATACCGTCGAGGCCCATGTCACGCTGTTCGCCCGCCTGCTCAAGGAAGCGGCCTTCGACAGCATGACCTATCTCTCCTCGACCCGCCTCTATGACAGCGGCGGCCCGACCGGGAACGAGGAGGACACGCTCGAGCTCAATCCCAACGAGCCACGCCATCTCTACGATCTGAGCAAGGCCTTGGGCGAGAATCTCTGCCAGACGGCGGGCCGCAAGAACGTGCGCGCCGTGCGGCTGGCTTGCGTCTATGCGGACGATCTCGAAGCCGACATCTTCCTCCATCGCGTGATCCTGGCCGCCAAGCAGGGCGGCCCGCTCAAGATGGGCGTGAGCCCGGATTCGGCGCGCGACTATATCCATGTCGACGACGTGCTGCCGATCCTGCTCGCGATCGCCGAGCGCGGCCGGCGTCCGCTCTACAATCTCGCCAGCGGCGCCAATGTCTCCAATGCCGAGCTCTTCAAGCTGCTGTTCCGCCTGACCGGCTGGCAGCTCGAGGCGACGCAGCCGCCCTCGGGCGATCCGACGCCGGTGATCGACATCCAGGCCATCCTCGAGGATTTCGCGATCCGGCCGAAATTCCTCGGCGACCGCCTGCCCGGCATGCTGCGGCAGAAGCCCACCCTGGGCGCGGCCTGA
- the rfbG gene encoding CDP-glucose 4,6-dehydratase, with the protein MQQQPAYRLNPDFWRNRRVLVTGHTGFTGGWLSLWLARMGAKVTGYALAPEAPSLFASLELERDLISNIADLTDRTMLESAVRVARPEIVIHLAAQALVRQAHATPVETFATNVMGTVNLLEALRGVDSVQAVVAVTSDKVYLNRSLKRGYHEDDPLGGREPYSASKACAEIAVEAYRHSYFAANGPAIATARAGNIVGGGDWAADRLVPDAIRAFEAGNALRIRNPNATRPWQHVLEAACGYLTLAERLVEAPEANSGGWNFGPNHDDNRSVAWIADEMVKLWGQGAAWHLENRVDAPFEEQLLAVNADKAASRLGWRTRWNVEEALQRTVPWYRAQLGDRPMRRLSLDQIEEYADAA; encoded by the coding sequence ATGCAGCAGCAACCGGCTTACCGCCTGAACCCCGATTTCTGGCGCAACCGACGTGTCCTCGTCACCGGCCATACCGGCTTCACCGGCGGCTGGCTCAGCCTCTGGCTCGCCCGCATGGGCGCCAAGGTCACCGGCTATGCGCTGGCGCCGGAAGCGCCCTCCCTCTTCGCCTCGCTCGAGCTCGAGCGCGACCTGATCTCGAACATCGCCGATCTCACCGACCGCACCATGCTGGAAAGCGCCGTGCGCGTGGCCCGGCCCGAGATCGTGATCCACCTGGCGGCCCAGGCGCTGGTGCGCCAGGCCCATGCGACGCCGGTCGAGACCTTCGCCACCAACGTCATGGGCACGGTCAACCTGCTCGAGGCCCTGCGCGGCGTCGACAGCGTCCAGGCGGTCGTGGCGGTCACCTCCGACAAGGTCTATCTCAACCGCAGCCTCAAGCGCGGCTATCACGAGGACGATCCGCTGGGCGGTCGCGAGCCCTACAGCGCCAGCAAGGCCTGCGCCGAGATCGCGGTCGAGGCCTATCGTCACTCCTATTTCGCCGCGAACGGCCCGGCGATCGCCACCGCGCGCGCCGGCAACATCGTCGGCGGCGGCGACTGGGCGGCGGACCGGCTGGTGCCGGACGCGATCCGCGCCTTCGAAGCCGGCAATGCGCTGCGCATCCGCAACCCCAACGCGACCCGTCCCTGGCAGCATGTGCTGGAAGCGGCTTGCGGCTATCTGACCTTGGCCGAACGGCTGGTCGAGGCGCCGGAGGCAAACAGCGGCGGCTGGAACTTCGGGCCCAATCACGACGACAACCGCTCGGTCGCCTGGATCGCCGACGAGATGGTGAAGCTCTGGGGCCAGGGTGCCGCCTGGCATCTCGAGAATCGCGTGGACGCGCCCTTCGAGGAGCAGCTGCTGGCGGTCAATGCCGACAAGGCGGCGAGCCGGCTCGGCTGGCGCACGCGCTGGAACGTCGAGGAAGCGCTGCAGCGCACCGTCCCCTGGTATCGCGCCCAGCTCGGCGACCGGCCGATGCGGCGCCTGTCGCTGGATCAGATCGAGGAATATGCCGATGCTGCCTAG
- a CDS encoding rod-binding protein, translated as MTDLAGTMSDYAQLARPLAPSTAKTADAAKAREAAENFEAFYLSQTFEQMFADVEPDSMFGGGQGEKVFRSMLFQEYGKQAAKTGGIGIADMVQKEILRLQEVQKP; from the coding sequence ATGACGGACCTTGCCGGCACGATGAGCGACTACGCGCAGCTCGCCCGTCCCCTTGCGCCCAGCACGGCCAAGACCGCGGATGCGGCCAAGGCCCGGGAGGCCGCCGAGAATTTCGAGGCCTTCTACCTATCGCAGACCTTCGAGCAGATGTTCGCCGACGTCGAGCCGGATTCCATGTTCGGCGGCGGCCAGGGCGAGAAGGTGTTCCGCTCGATGCTGTTCCAGGAATACGGGAAGCAGGCGGCCAAGACCGGCGGGATCGGCATCGCCGATATGGTGCAGAAGGAGATCCTGCGGCTGCAGGAGGTGCAGAAGCCATGA
- a CDS encoding class I SAM-dependent methyltransferase, with the protein MLPSSMRLKAKRDPRSAPAVALPSCRFCGSPLSHLFVDLGAQPPSNAYLEPAALGRMEATFPLKAHVCERCFLVQLEAFQTPDEIFGHYAYFSSFSQSWLDHAQRYANQAIQRFKLGGESQVIEVASNDGYLLQYFRAAGIPVLGVEPAENVAAVARGRGIATVSLFFGRQTAQQLVREGRQADLLIGNNVFAHVPDLNDFTAGLAMALKPTGTLTLEFPHLLRLIEDCQFDTIYHEHFSYFSLTTAEKVLAAHDLTVTDVEELPTHGGSLRLYAQHRGVALPGPAVQALRAREAKAGIIDISAYRGFAERTAKVKRELLRFLIDAKESGKHVVGYGAAAKGNTLLNYCGVRGDLLDYVVDLSPHKQGRYLPGSRLPILAPDALAQTRPDYVLILPWNLASEIEQSMGHIREWGGRFVTAIPRLAIRP; encoded by the coding sequence ATGCTGCCTAGCTCGATGCGGCTCAAGGCGAAGCGCGACCCGCGCTCGGCGCCCGCCGTCGCCCTGCCCTCCTGCCGCTTCTGCGGCTCGCCGCTGTCGCACCTCTTCGTCGATCTGGGCGCCCAGCCGCCCTCGAACGCCTATCTCGAGCCGGCCGCGCTCGGCCGCATGGAAGCGACCTTCCCGCTCAAGGCGCATGTCTGCGAGCGCTGCTTCCTGGTGCAGCTCGAGGCCTTCCAGACGCCCGACGAGATCTTCGGGCATTATGCCTATTTCTCCTCCTTCTCGCAGAGCTGGCTCGACCATGCCCAGCGCTACGCCAACCAGGCGATCCAGCGCTTCAAGCTCGGCGGCGAAAGCCAGGTGATCGAGGTCGCCAGCAATGACGGCTATCTGCTGCAATATTTCCGCGCCGCTGGGATCCCGGTGCTGGGCGTGGAGCCGGCCGAAAACGTCGCCGCCGTCGCGCGCGGGCGCGGCATCGCCACCGTCAGCCTCTTCTTCGGCCGCCAGACGGCGCAGCAGCTGGTGCGCGAGGGCCGGCAGGCCGATCTGCTGATCGGCAACAACGTCTTCGCCCATGTGCCCGACCTCAACGACTTCACCGCCGGCCTCGCCATGGCGCTGAAGCCGACCGGCACGCTCACCCTCGAGTTCCCGCATCTGCTGCGCCTCATCGAGGATTGCCAGTTCGACACCATCTATCACGAGCATTTCTCCTATTTCTCGCTGACCACGGCGGAGAAGGTGCTGGCGGCGCACGACCTGACCGTCACCGACGTCGAGGAGCTGCCGACCCATGGCGGCTCGCTGCGGCTCTATGCGCAGCATCGGGGGGTGGCCCTGCCCGGCCCCGCGGTCCAGGCCCTGCGCGCCCGCGAGGCCAAGGCCGGCATCATCGACATCTCGGCCTATCGCGGCTTCGCCGAGCGCACCGCCAAGGTGAAACGCGAGCTGCTCCGCTTCCTGATCGACGCCAAGGAATCCGGCAAGCATGTCGTGGGCTATGGCGCCGCGGCCAAGGGCAACACGCTGCTCAATTATTGCGGCGTGCGCGGCGACCTCCTCGACTATGTCGTCGATCTGAGCCCGCACAAGCAGGGCCGGTATCTGCCCGGCAGCCGCCTGCCGATCCTCGCGCCCGACGCGCTGGCCCAGACCCGGCCGGATTATGTGCTGATCCTGCCCTGGAACCTGGCCTCGGAGATCGAGCAGTCCATGGGCCATATCCGCGAGTGGGGCGGGCGTTTCGTCACCGCGATCCCGCGCCTCGCCATCCGGCCATGA
- a CDS encoding flagellar basal body P-ring protein FlgI has protein sequence MLGPVNPHAPTLPAARRFFPRGRGLAPLFLAGLLLAVGLLLPGAAFATSRIKDIADFEGVRDNQLVGYGLVVGLNGTGDDLKKSVFTRESLIGMLERLGVNARDTKLDTKNIAAVMVTASLPPFGRQGSRIDIEIAALGDATSLQGGTLLVTPLLGADSEVYAVAQGPVAIGGYTAQGDASSVTKGVPTSGRIANGAIIEREVGFAMNSMQDVKITLRNPDFTTAQRIADAINGYLSLGAARPLDPGTVQLTVPPTFNGDTVALLTKIEQLPVEPDEVARVVVDENSGVIVMGENVRISTVAIAQGNLTIRITETPQVSQPNAFSNTGTTTTVPRTNIQVDEQDGKKLAMMPAGVTLQELVNGLNALGVGPRDMISILRAIKAAGALQADIEVR, from the coding sequence ATGTTGGGACCCGTTAATCCACACGCTCCGACCCTGCCCGCAGCGCGCCGCTTCTTCCCGCGCGGCCGTGGGCTCGCGCCCCTGTTCCTCGCCGGCCTGCTTCTGGCGGTCGGCCTGCTGCTGCCCGGGGCCGCCTTCGCCACCTCGCGGATCAAGGACATCGCCGATTTCGAGGGCGTGCGCGACAACCAGCTCGTCGGCTACGGCCTGGTGGTCGGCCTGAACGGGACCGGCGACGATCTCAAGAAGTCGGTGTTCACGCGCGAGAGCCTGATCGGCATGCTCGAGCGCCTCGGCGTCAACGCGCGCGACACCAAGCTCGACACCAAGAACATCGCGGCCGTCATGGTCACGGCCTCCCTGCCGCCGTTCGGGCGCCAGGGCAGCCGCATCGACATCGAGATCGCGGCGCTCGGCGACGCCACCAGCCTCCAGGGCGGCACGCTCCTGGTGACGCCGCTCCTGGGCGCCGACAGCGAGGTCTATGCCGTGGCCCAGGGCCCGGTCGCGATCGGCGGCTATACCGCCCAGGGCGACGCCAGCTCGGTGACCAAGGGCGTGCCCACCAGCGGCCGGATCGCCAACGGCGCGATCATCGAGCGCGAGGTGGGCTTCGCCATGAACAGCATGCAGGACGTGAAGATCACGCTCCGCAATCCCGATTTCACCACCGCCCAGCGCATCGCCGATGCGATCAACGGCTATCTGAGCCTGGGCGCCGCCCGCCCGCTCGATCCCGGCACGGTGCAGCTCACCGTGCCGCCGACCTTCAACGGCGACACGGTGGCGCTCCTGACCAAGATCGAGCAGCTCCCGGTCGAGCCGGACGAGGTGGCGCGGGTCGTGGTCGACGAGAATTCCGGCGTCATCGTCATGGGCGAGAATGTCCGCATCAGCACGGTCGCGATCGCCCAGGGCAACCTGACGATCCGCATCACCGAGACGCCGCAGGTCTCGCAGCCGAACGCCTTCTCCAACACCGGCACGACGACGACGGTGCCGCGCACCAACATCCAGGTCGACGAGCAGGACGGCAAGAAGCTCGCCATGATGCCGGCCGGCGTCACGCTCCAGGAGCTGGTCAACGGCCTCAACGCCCTGGGCGTGGGCCCGCGCGACATGATCTCGATCCTGCGCGCGATCAAGGCCGCGGGCGCCCTCCAGGCGGATATCGAGGTGCGGTGA